The DNA window TTTAACAAGGCGGCAGCATGAGCAGGTGCTAGTGCTAAGCTAATCTGACCGGATctacgggagagagagagagagagaggaggaatttGTTAATCGGCCCATCGCCATCACACATGCAACGGCCGAGACAGCTCGGCCCACGCGGCCCACGCATGTACGTGCACATGTGTGGCCTCGTGTAcggtctactccctccgtccaaccTGGTTTccgaccgtccgtcttatttaaaaaaagttatgaaaaaaattacaaagacaagtcacgtataaaatattaatcatgttttatcatctaacaagaataaaaatataaattataaaaaaatttcatataaaacgaatagtcaaaatTGAACACGAAAACCTACggtatgtctttttttttttaaggtttttttttttttttttttttttttaaggacggagagagtacttgcTGCCGCATTGTCTGCTTCAACTCATCGCTCGGTCACTGACAAGTAAAAATCTCCCAAAAAAACGTACTCCCAAATGTGGCGAACAGATCATCAACAAATCAAGGCCAAGTTCATCTGGAGATCGATTGATTTCATATCATAGCAGGGTTTAACCATGGACATCACATAACAACACGCGcgaaataaataaagaaattatGGAGGAGTGTAGTTCGGGTGGCCATCGACCGACCATGCCGGATGTGACTTGTGTGCGGTGGTGTTTGTTGCATGTTGGATGGCTAGCTCGTCGCCACCGCGGCCATCGCCATGCCGCCGTTGCCGGAGACGCCGCCGCGGTTGTGGGGCGCGGCCATGATGGATTtgctggaggaggagctcgtcggcctcAGCGCTCGCATCGGGCTCGCCAGCGCCCACGCCCAGCTCCGGTGGCTACGCGCGCCGTGGGTTCTTGcgctgggggcggcggcggtggcgccgtcggCAGCGGACAGCCAGTAGGAGGAcgacgtgggcggcggcgcggcgccgaggccgccgaaGAACCCGGCGCACTTGATGCGGTGCTGCTGGGTGGACTcgtactcgtcgtcgtcgccgttgccggcggcggagtgGTTGCCGCCCAGGTGGGCGAGCGCGCCGGCGGACGACTTGGGCTTGGGCTCGCGGTGGGACTCCACGCGGCGGAGCGCGCAGTCGCCGAAGCCGGTGGAGAGGCGCTCCAGGAAGTCCCCCGAGAAGCTGCGGCTGCCGCACCCCACGGAGCGCGACCGCGCCACCTTCCTcccgaacgacgacgacgacgagccctCGCTACGGCGGCCGGGGCTGTCCGGCTCCACTATCGCCTCCAGCCTCCGTCCcagcgacgccgacgacgccgaggccACCGACACCGACTTCCTCCTcaccgacgcgccgccgccgccgccaccgttggCCATCGACGCCGAGCCCTGGTGGCCGCCgctcgacgacgaggacgaggagtaGAGGAAGGACCAGAAGCTCTTCTTCCTCGGGCTGTCCGCGGTGACCGCGGACGGAGCGGGCGCCGTCAccggcgtcgtctcctccggACGCGGCGCCACCGACTTGCTCCTCTTGAGCCCGCCAGCCGCCGAGGCCGGGATCACCttgcgcgccgcggcggcggcggaagggtgGAGAGgcagtgacgacgacgacgactcagCAGCGACGTGGCTGGTCGGAGTGGACGAGGAggcggaagccggcggcgggtggaaaGGGCTGGACTTGGACGAAGACACCAACATGCCGAGCTTCTCCTGCAGGCAGAAGGCGCAtatgccgccgccggctgccaccccagccgccgcagccgcgccagGCGGGTACGGATGCTCGCTGCAGTACGCCACTCCGTCCTGGTCCCCCGCCACCAcaggcgccaccgccaccgccgccgctgccaccgtctCCCCCACTTTCTCCTCCATTCTCACACCCGTCACCTCACCTCCTGCGATCGATCCCCGCAAGCTAAGCTCCGCACCACCGGATCTTGGATACGCCTACGCGACCCACCGCATCACCACAAGAGGTCAGGCCGTCTCGATCTCGATCTGCTGCTGGTCGTGCAGGGCGTGGGGGCACGGGGCGCAGTCGCGCAGAGGCGGATGTGGCGGGGTGTGTGGAGTGACGAGTGAGGAACGCGACGCGAGGGGGGTGGTGGTGAGCGGCTTGTTATTTTAGCGCCACTACCAGTGGCAGCGCCCGCTTCTTTTTGTCCGGCTCGTGCGGATGGGGGGGCGTCACAAGGAGAGCacgtggggggtgggggtgggggtgcgTGCGTGCTGCTGCGGCAGCAGCGTTCTCGTTCTCCTCCCCGCGTCGCGCGTGGTGCTCCACGCTGCGGCCGCGCGCTGTCACATGGCGCGCGCAATTTTTCTGTATGGTATACTAGCAACGGATCTTATGCCGCGCTATAACCCAGgttttactactactactactacctcgTAAGTGACCACTTGATCGAAAAATAGTTAGAAGAATGGGATAGCCGCGCCGTGACCACATCTATATCGCTCGTTTCTCTCGATCACTCGATGTACTAATGTAGgagtatactactactactactactactactactactactacgtgCAAATGGGCAAATGGCCATGCCGAAATGACTGATCCAACCTTGCCATATCTTAACAACAGCCACATGTCTTCGGGGAGACTACAACATCCATGATCAGTACTACCTATCGTATGCTGCATGTGCTAGCATGAGGTATTGAGCTTGCAGCTCTAGCTAATTTGATTTCATCACGGATACAGATCTCAAATCTACTGAAAGAGCAACTGATCTCCATCATGGAAGGAGCTATAGGATGGAAACACGATGTAGTATACGGGTAGTGATTAATAAATTGAGGTGCCACGAGACCCCGGGACAAACAGACAGGATTTGTACAAATTCTAATGGTCTTAACAGTAACTCTTAACCATGCTCCCTGGGAATCTATCGTTTGTTTTAGCTCTGTCCAGGGTGGCACGTACGCTTAGCTACATGTTTCTAATCCAATGGAGTTTTTattacaaaaaaatatatatctgaaTGAGTGGTCGATGGATCATCAGAGGCGACTGGCGAGAGTAATTTCCGGTCCAGCACATTGCAACGCCATGCCATTCTGTCTCTACCTCTCACCCAGCTACAGCATCAAGGGATGTGCGGCACATGGTTCCCATCGGTCGACATCATGTACTTCTACacacatcatcatcttttcggTTAGTTTTCTGAGCCCCTGATGCTACACGAGGGGCACTTGTATATGCTACTCCTACTAGTAGTATGCTCGCAACAGGAGCCGTCcatgtgcgtgcgtgcgtgcgtggggAGATGCACCGTTGCAGTGGACATGTCGCTCTCCGATCCGCGGCTTGCGTTTTGCGTACGTGCGGTTCGGGCTGTGTCTGTGGCTGTGGCCACCGTGCTCTCCCGGCGTCCACGCGCGCTTCCCGGCGCGGCCAGCCGGTGCATCGGTGAATGGTTTCGTGATCGGCAGAGATCTTTTGCATACGTGGTGGCTTTTAGTTCCAGGTGACACGAAAAGGTTGAAAGCAGCAGGATTCCAGGGAGCAGCGGTTCACGGTTTCGAGATCGGCTCATTTCGGCTCGATGCGTTGACATGGTGGTAGAGACTAATCTGGggaattttttatatagattttgtTTATGAACTATCTATACGGGGATTAGGGCAAATACTATGGACATCTAAGCACAATCTCCTaggtgccacataagctaaaatagtgaggtggaggagagaagagatgagagagataagcAGCCACCTCTCATGCAAGAGGCAACCATTACACAAAATTCAagacaaaaggagagagaggaagagtagaTTGAGCAAACAAACATTGAGGCTAGTGTATTAGAATTAgtatatatgtgatatattgtaCATGTTACCTCTACATTTATTAGTTGATGATGTGGTCAACATTAGATGCAACAACCTTCTcttttataaaacttgcccttacGTGAACGGGATTTTGTATATTCGTGCACGGACAGATAATGGATTGGAGTACAATCTTGCTTTTGTCATTCGTGTAGGATGACTCCAAAGTTAGGGACTTGAggacatttaactatttacttcatccgtttcataatgtaaaactttctaatATTGTCCACGTTCATAtaaatgctaatgaatctaaacacatatacactgaaagtcttatattatgaaacggagggaataccgTTCCTAGATCTAGAGCAGAATGGGATAGCCCTTCAGTCATCAATTAACACTTAATACTCCGTACTATAGAACTTGTTTTAATTGATAGGAAACAGATCATACGAAAAGTAAATTTCAAATAACTACAAGTATTtattaaaactataaatttcaaataactATAACTATTTTACTAAAACTATTAGTTTAGTACAActttggccgtgtttagtttcaaagtttttcttcaaactttcaacttttccatcacatcaaaactttcctacacacataaattttcaacttttccgtcacatcgttccaatttcaaccaaaatttcaattttagcgtcaactaaacacaacctttaGCTAAATATTTCACGGAACTGCAACAATAGTGTATGACTTTATCAAAAAGCTACTACATTATTCACCTGACAAGTTTTGAGTCCatatatcatacacacatttaTATATGCAATACTTTATATCAGGGTAAGTCGAGCCCATATGTGATAAAATCaactgttgttgctgttgttgttgcagcAGTCTTATGAAATACCCATCTGAAGTAAAAGGATAGTTTTAACAAATAATTACAGTTTTACGAAGAATGATAAGCACGGGTGCATACCTCGGCCAGTTTCCTCGGAGAACTATAGACCTTCCGTTGCTACCAAATGAACATTTCTTGTAAAACTGAACTGTAGATTTGCGGACAGGACTGTGCAGTACTGTGCACCCCCAGTGCCTGTCAGGATCAGAGCAGCCACAAACCCATAAACTCATCGCTCTATTCTAGTCCTTCCAaatgtacatttttttaatggaaatgTACATTCGTAATACTCCATCAAGATAGATTACATTCAACAAGTCATGCGCTACGATGTacagcatatatatacaccacTAGCATGTCGGGGTTGAAATGCAATCTACAGTTTGCAATACTCGTCAGTTGAATCCTCTTGACGTTTGGTACTGGCATTCCCAACCTGCTAAACCTTTGTGGGGGTGTCATCATGAACGAAGTAATCTTGGACCAGAATTTGACTCAATCCATGAAACAATTACGTCAACAAGTGTATTGACATCCTTTGAGATTTGTGCTCGTAGAACGCCCGAATCCGCACCTAAAGTGCTACCTACCTCCTTAGCAACAGCCTCCCATGGTGTCCCTGTTGCTAGATTTGTCAGGAGT is part of the Oryza glaberrima chromosome 4, OglaRS2, whole genome shotgun sequence genome and encodes:
- the LOC127769550 gene encoding uncharacterized protein LOC127769550, which produces MEEKVGETVAAAAVAVAPVVAGDQDGVAYCSEHPYPPGAAAAAGVAAGGGICAFCLQEKLGMLVSSSKSSPFHPPPASASSSTPTSHVAAESSSSSLPLHPSAAAAARKVIPASAAGGLKRSKSVAPRPEETTPVTAPAPSAVTADSPRKKSFWSFLYSSSSSSSGGHQGSASMANGGGGGGASVRRKSVSVASASSASLGRRLEAIVEPDSPGRRSEGSSSSSFGRKVARSRSVGCGSRSFSGDFLERLSTGFGDCALRRVESHREPKPKSSAGALAHLGGNHSAAGNGDDDEYESTQQHRIKCAGFFGGLGAAPPPTSSSYWLSAADGATAAAPSARTHGARSHRSWAWALASPMRALRPTSSSSSKSIMAAPHNRGGVSGNGGMAMAAVATS